In one window of Ruminococcus albus AD2013 DNA:
- a CDS encoding type I phosphomannose isomerase catalytic subunit: MGIFKLEPAFKDYIWGGTRLRDEYGKNCDYDKVAESWELSCHKDGASVISGGEFDGLTLQEYIDKVGRQVLGTNCGKFENFPILIKLIDAKDNLSVQVHPDNDYAQRVEGEYGKTEMWYVVDCDEGAELLYGFKHEISKEEFAQRIADNTLLEVTSNVPVNKGDVFFIKSGTLHAIGKGILIAEIQQNSNTTYRIYDYGRVGKDGKPRELHIEKAMDVTKLAPAESYPDTPAVRENGAEIKLLSKCEYFTTYKVDIEERAEFCADDSSFVSLLVLEGEPFVTDGEPEPTADEAVAAKKGDSLFISAGTGKFYVEGRCSLILTRIDR, translated from the coding sequence ATGGGTATATTTAAGCTTGAGCCAGCCTTCAAGGATTATATCTGGGGCGGTACAAGACTGAGAGATGAGTACGGCAAAAACTGCGATTACGATAAGGTCGCCGAAAGCTGGGAACTTTCCTGCCACAAGGACGGTGCCAGCGTTATTTCGGGCGGAGAATTCGACGGGCTGACTTTGCAGGAGTACATCGACAAGGTCGGCAGACAGGTGCTGGGCACCAACTGCGGAAAGTTTGAGAACTTTCCCATACTGATAAAACTTATAGACGCTAAAGATAACCTTTCGGTGCAGGTACACCCTGATAACGACTACGCACAGCGTGTGGAGGGGGAATACGGCAAGACCGAGATGTGGTATGTAGTTGATTGTGACGAAGGCGCCGAGCTTCTCTACGGTTTTAAGCACGAGATAAGCAAGGAAGAATTCGCACAGAGGATAGCGGACAACACTCTGCTTGAAGTGACGAGCAATGTCCCGGTGAATAAGGGCGATGTATTCTTCATCAAGTCGGGAACTCTCCATGCTATCGGTAAAGGCATACTCATCGCGGAGATACAGCAGAATTCCAACACCACCTACCGTATATACGATTACGGCAGAGTCGGCAAGGACGGCAAGCCCCGTGAACTCCATATTGAAAAAGCAATGGATGTCACTAAACTCGCCCCGGCGGAAAGCTACCCCGATACCCCCGCGGTGCGTGAGAACGGTGCTGAGATAAAGCTTTTATCAAAATGCGAGTATTTCACCACATACAAGGTGGATATTGAGGAAAGGGCAGAGTTCTGCGCGGACGACAGTTCCTTTGTGAGCCTGCTGGTACTGGAGGGCGAGCCTTTCGTTACCGACGGCGAACCCGAGCCTACCGCAGACGAAGCTGTGGCTGCAAAAAAGGGCGACAGCCTGTTCATATCCGCAGGAACGGGCAAATTCTATGTCGAGGGCAGGTGCAGTTTGATACTTACGAGGATAGATCGATGA